Proteins co-encoded in one Saccharomyces mikatae IFO 1815 strain IFO1815 genome assembly, chromosome: 14 genomic window:
- the ARC35 gene encoding Arc35p (similar to Saccharomyces cerevisiae ARC35 (YNR035C); ancestral locus Anc_6.351), whose protein sequence is MLHLQPQNLLIQKTLNEAMEALQKGSPLTMDRIVSDFDYTTYHISNSADDKSVLLLSIKTKAWMSVSECQLDGSSTLVKFLADHYSSLGGVTIPGQVEPGYDYTLQVTLRELTQDTILQLSVLKTIVLSFPFELAITKFIELSQQQSAPVEAEITGGEVAANGDNTLFTIKYRDEENIFIKPSNDRVTIIFETIFQDETDKIFGKVFLQEFVDARKRNRQIQSAPQVLYSHEPPLELKRLYQPPKVAEQSRRFITFVLFPRHFQTKELQFHSICQLTLFRNYFHYHIKCSKAYMHSRMRYRVDSFIKVLNRAKVDEDDENDESSSEARQQARRTFTGRKIVY, encoded by the coding sequence ATGCTACACTTACAACCACAGAACCTTCTTATCCAAAAGACGCTAAATGAGGCGATGGAGGCGCTCCAGAAGGGTTCGCCGTTGACCATGGATAGAATCGTTTCTGATTTCGACTATACCACCTATCATATTTCGAACTCTGCCGATGATAAGTCCGTCCTATTGTTGAGTATCAAGACGAAAGCTTGGATGAGCGTTTCTGAGTGCCAATTGGACGGTTCCTCGACTTTAGTGAAGTTTCTAGCCGACCACTACTCCTCTTTGGGGGGGGTGACCATTCCAGGTCAGGTAGAGCCCGGTTATGACTACACACTTCAGGTCACATTGCGTGAGTTGACTCAAGACACAATCTTACAATTGTCTGTATTAAAGACCATTGTATTGAGTTTCCCCTTCGAACTGGCCATCACGAAGTTTATCGAATTGAGCCAGCAACAATCAGCGCCTGTTGAAGCAGAAATTACTGGGGGTGAGGTTGCTGCGAATGGAGACAACACTTTATTTACAATTAAGTATCGTGACGAGGAGAATATCTTCATTAAACCTTCCAATGACAGAGTTACCATCATTTTTGAGACTATTTTCCAAGACGAAACagataaaatttttggtaAGGTCTTTTTACAAGAATTTGTGGATGCACGTAAGAGAAATCGTCAAATTCAATCAGCTCCACAAGTTTTATATTCACATGAACCCCCATTGGAGTTAAAGAGATTATACCAACCACCTAAAGTTGCGGAGCAAAGTAGAAGATTTATCAcctttgttcttttccCACGTCATTTTCAGACAAAGGAATTGCAATTCCATTCTATTTGTCAGTTAACATTGTTCAGAAACTACTTCCATTATCATATAAAGTGTTCGAAGGCCTACATGCACTCCAGAATGAGATACAGAGTGGACTCGTTTATCAAAGTTTTAAATAGAGCCAAAgtggatgaagatgacgaaaATGATGAGTCGAGTTCAGAAGCTAGACAACAGGCGAGAAGAACCTTTACTGGTAGAAAAATTGTCTACTAA
- the MRPS12 gene encoding mitochondrial 37S ribosomal protein uS12m (similar to Saccharomyces cerevisiae MRPS12 (YNR036C); ancestral locus Anc_6.352), which produces MLSRFMSNTWCAPWRQAQRLFCSTTTMQATLNQIKRGSGPPRRKKLTTAPQLDQCPQRKGVVLRVMVLKPKKPNSAQRKACRVRLTNGNVVSAYIPGEGHDAQEHSIVYVRGGRCQDLPGVKYHVIRGVGDLSGVVNRISSRSKYGAKKPSKS; this is translated from the coding sequence ATGTTGTCAAGGTTTATGTCCAACACGTGGTGTGCTCCCTGGAGACAAGCCCAGCGATTGTTTTGCTCCACTACCACAATGCAAGCGACGCTGAATCAGATTAAAAGAGGCTCCGGGCCTCCAAGACGCAAGAAACTTACTACCGCTCCACAACTGGACCAATGCCCCCAGCGGAAGGGTGTGGTACTACGTGTGATGGTTTTAAAGCCCAAGAAGCCCAATTCTGCGCAAAGAAAGGCGTGCAGGGTCCGTTTGACTAACGGGAACGTGGTATCGGCATATATTCCGGGTGAAGGCCACGATGCTCAAGAGCATTCGATTGTATATGTGAGAGGCGGGCGTTGCCAGGACCTGCCTGGTGTGAAGTACCATGTAATCAGAGGTGTCGGTGACCTGAGCGGCGTTGTGAATAGGATCTCGTCGAGGTCAAAATACGGAGCCAAAAAGCCAAGTAAGTCGTGA
- the RSM19 gene encoding mitochondrial 37S ribosomal protein uS19m (similar to Saccharomyces cerevisiae RSM19 (YNR037C); ancestral locus Anc_6.354) encodes MQPAARLLSRSVWKGPNIVPLPIRDAMTKGTPIRTNARAATVLPQFVGLKFQIHNGKEYVPIEISEDMVGHKLGEFAPTRKRFSYTQTKNK; translated from the coding sequence ATGCAACCGGCAGCTAGACTGTTATCGCGGTCGGTATGGAAGGGTCCTAACATTGTACCACTCCCCATAAGGGACGCTATGACCAAAGGTACCCCGATAAGGACAAACGCAAGGGCTGCAACGGTCCTGCCCCAGTTTGTGGGACTCAAGTTTCAAATACATAACGGTAAGGAGTACGTACCTATCGAGATATCTGAAGACATGGTAGGCCACAAACTGGGTGAGTTCGCGCCCACGAGGAAGCGGTTCAGCTATACCCAGACCAAGAATAAATGA
- the DBP6 gene encoding putative ATP-dependent RNA helicase DBP6 (similar to Saccharomyces cerevisiae DBP6 (YNR038W); ancestral locus Anc_6.355): MFASRFDPSQLTAPVASAPEKAVKPPSQSIVPLKRQATGSDDEEDDFRQDSDEGSNVSSEDDDDRMQVTYGTSEEDSSEAEEKENISSTHNTVLSRFKQTVSLQDKLSASDIAEKKEGESLEDEAVSTHQLEQIPQPDFVKNPMNLNRNSLDFKSTGWLNTEKIFYDNSMIRPFSDYENELEARLLQNICNNFSVNTFPIQSIILDSILPVLNFTLNISRRNFTRRIGDILVNAATGSGKTLAYSIPIVQTLFKRQINKLRCLIVVPTKLLINQVYTTLTKLTQGTSLIVSIAKLENSLKDEHRKLLNLEPDILITTPGRLVDHLNMKSINLKNLKFLIIDEADRLLNQSFQGWCPKLMSQLKTDKLDTFPGNVIKMIFSATLTTNTEKLNDLNLYKPKLFLKQTDKLYQLPNKLEEFNINVPTAKSVYKPLILLYSICQFIAHPPTAAKILVFVKSNESSIRLSKLLQLICESRSQSDMLRKLQCFEVSINSVNSNNSKSENKKIVANFSHHSKSQSITILITTDIMSRGIDINNITQVINYDPPMSSQQYVHRVGRTARANEVGSAYNLLVGRGERTFFNDLNKDLDRDGKLVKPLEFDFTLLESDSELYNLSLESLKNYHKNTENH, translated from the coding sequence ATGTTTGCATCGAGATTTGATCCTAGTCAACTGACTGCTCCCGTTGCTAGTGCGCCAGAAAAAGCAGTAAAACCTCCATCACAGTCCATTGTACCTTTAAAGAGACAAGCCACTGGATCtgatgacgaagaagatgattttCGCCAAGATTCAGATGAAGGCTCTAACGTAAGTTCggaggatgatgatgacCGTATGCAAGTGACATATGGGACGAGCGAAGAAGATTCCAGTGAAGCAGAGGAGAAAGAGAACATATCAAGTACTCATAACACCGTGCTTTCAAGATTCAAGCAAACAGTGTCATTACAAGACAAACTGAGTGCATCTGATATTGCCGAAAAGAAAGAGGGCGAAAGTCTCGAGGATGAAGCAGTGTCAACTCATCAACTGGAGCAAATTCCCCAGCCTGATTTCGTTAAAAACCCAATGAACTTGAATAGGAATTCGTTAGATTTCAAATCTACTGGTTGGTTAAATACTGAAAAGATATTCTACGACAATTCTATGATCAGACCATTCTCTGATTACGAAAATGAACTAGAAGCAAGGCTATTGCAAAATATTTGCAATAATTTCTCGGTGAATACTTTCCCCATCCAATCAATCATCCTGGATTCCATATTACCGGTATTAAACTTCACGTTAAACATATCTAGGCGGAATTTTACCAGAAGAATTGGTGATATTCTCGTAAATGCTGCTACAGGTTCGGGTAAAACTTTGGCATACTCCATTCCCATTGTTCAAACACTGTTTAAGAGGCAAATCAACAAATTGCGTTGCCTAATTGTCGTTCCCACAAAACTACTGATCAACCAAGTTTATACCACGTTGACAAAACTAACGCAAGGGACGTCACTGATTGTTAGCATTGccaaattagaaaattcattaaagGATGAACATAGAAAACTCTTAAATCTGGAACCAGATATTTTAATCACCACTCCCGGTAGATTAGTAGATCATCTAAATATGAAGTCGATAAACTTGAAGAACTTAAAGTTTCTgattattgatgaagcaGATCGTCTTTTGAACCAATCTTTCCAGGGCTGGTGTCCAAAACTAATGTCACAGTTGAAAACAGATAAATTAGACACGTTTCCGGGAAACGTGATCAAAATGATCTTTAGTGCAACGTTAACTACTAACACAGAAAAACTGAACGATTTGAATTTGTACAAACCAAAGCTGTTTTTGAAGCAAACCGATAAACTGTACCAACTACCCAACAAATTAGAGGAATTCAACATTAACGTTCCCACGGCGAAAAGTGTTTACAAGCCGTTGATCTTGTTATATTCAATATGCCAATTTATAGCACACCCCCCCACTGCTGCAAAGATCTTAGTTTTCGTGAAGTCGAATGAATCTTCTATCAGATTGAGTAAATTGTTACAACTTATCTGCGAATCCCGCTCACAATCCGACATGTTAAGGAAACTTCAGTGTTTCGAAGTAAGTATCAATTCTGTCAATTCAAATAACTCCAAATccgaaaataaaaaaattgttgcAAATTTCTCGCACCATTCGAAAAGTCAAAGCATTACGATTTTAATTACCACTGATATCATGTCGCGTGGTATCGatatcaacaatattacTCAAGTGATAAATTATGATCCGCCAATGTCTTCTCAACAATACGTGCATCGTGTTGGTAGAACCGCAAGAGCTAACGAGGTTGGGTCCGCTTATAACTTATTAGTAGGTAGGGGTGAAAGAACGTTCTTCAATGATTTAAATAAAGATCTGGATAGAGATGGCAAATTAGTCAAACCATTAGAATTCGATTTTACCTTATTGGAATCTGACTCTGAGCTCTATAACTTGTCTTTGGAAAGTTTAAAAAACTACCATAAAAACACTGAAAATCATTGA
- the ZRG17 gene encoding Zn(2+) transporter ZRG17 (similar to Saccharomyces cerevisiae ZRG17 (YNR039C); ancestral locus Anc_6.357): protein METPQMNAIQEEDNLSPEIAFQTPKLNDSDASSFSLSNMTAVGNQDGVPSQNRGLFASPRPSSLFYSAKEGNNSSSSIIYNPSFTFGENASSNSNANEAVVLKGKSNESRRQSLKYIPGSKLVPPPPRTRSPVRGISPDAGNGKRSSITLDSPFNFTASTLQPHQQTPPSSAASRTSFRKGHRYKHSSVSMNFFQEPEVKIPLNIAKSLPIPDLNDLVSNLPWPKAHIQLSIAALQILACLITFQIGHLYSWSNFITLSHFITYDIIGSLVIIFVENLSQFQVWFTGTITFPFGLNRIDVLLSFALAVSLCFVGLDLLFHIIEELIVLFVESGNALTNIHDHDEINEQIPHSHVASANDSQNENITLWYGILLINLVLSTLSLYKTFYANKYSNLKTKNPIITITYTAYLFTYPLLLDFLSSISDYLATLIISILILWHGLTIARWTSTVLLMGFSTTSLSDSALFNNNSSADATTHTQQVESKSSKVNPPVRPRSMSSLPIATMNTKTVKTAFINPTTSTENPTTIKNMIKDQIERLSEFKSRYILNYDDIVISKVNFTLYVVLIKITMKGGSNDDELILRLAIDRCIQTSIPSCETTIDIDRI from the coding sequence ATGGAGACGCCACAAATGAATGCTATACAGGAGGAGGACAATTTGTCCCCAGAAATTGCTTTCCAAACTCCTAAATTGAATGATTCCGATGCTTCGTCATTTTCATTGTCCAATATGACTGCTGTTGGAAACCAAGACGGCGTTCCATCACAAAACAGGGGACTCTTTGCATCACCCAGGCCCAGTTCGCTATTCTATTCTGCCAAAGAAGGTAACAATTCCAGTTCTAGTATCATTTACAACCCTTCCTTCACTTTTGGTGAGAACGCTTCTAGTAACAGTAATGCTAATGAAGCTGTTGTACTAAAGGGGAAAAGCAATGAAAGTCGAAGGCAATCACTCAAATATATACCGGGATCAAAGTTAGTGCCGCCTCCTCCTAGAACAAGATCGCCAGTAAGAGGTATTTCTCCGGACGCTGGCAACGGCAAAAGATCATCTATAACCTTGGATTCTCCTTTTAATTTTACAGCATCTACGTTACAACCGCATCAGCAGACACCGCCCTCTTCAGCTGCATCAAGGACTTCGTTCCGTAAGGGTCATCGTTATAAGCATTCCTCTGTGTCcatgaattttttccaagaacCTGAAGTAAAAATCCCTTTAAACATTGCTAAATCACTTCCCATTCCAGATTTAAATGATTTAGTGTCAAATTTACCATGGCCGAAGGCTCACATTCAGTTATCTATTGCTGCTTTACAGATTTTGGCATGCCTAAtcacttttcaaatagGGCACTTATATTCGTGGAGTAATTTTATCACACTATCGCATTTCATTACTTACGATATTATCGGGTCTTTAGTAATCATTTTTGTGGAGAATCTGTCTCAATTCCAGGTTTGGTTCACGGGCACAATCACATTTCCCTTCGGACTAAATAGAATAGACGTCCTACTAAGCTTTGCACTTGCCGTTTCATTATGCTTTGTAGGGCTAGACCTTTTATTCCATATTATTGAAGAACTCATAGTTCTCTTTGTAGAATCAGGTAACGCATTGACAAATATCCACGATCACGATGAAATTAACGAGCAAATTCCCCATTCCCATGTTGCTAGTGCTAATGATTCCCAGAACGAAAATATTACTTTGTGGTATGGTATTCTTCTGATCAATCTCGTACTATCGACATTATCACTTTATAAGACGTTTTACGCTAACAAATATAGCAATTTAAAGACGAAGAATCCAATAATCACTATCACTTACACAGCATATTTGTTCACTTATCCCTTATTATTGGACTTTTTATCAAGTATATCCGATTATCTGGCTACTTTGataatttcaattttaatTCTATGGCATGGGCTAACTATAGCTCGGTGGACTTCAACGGTACTACTAATGGGCTTTTCCACCACATCTTTGTCCGATTCAGCCTTATTCAATAACAATTCCAGCGCTGATGCGACTACCCATACTCAACAGGTTGAGTCTAAATCAAGTAAAGTAAATCCACCTGTACGTCCAAGATCAATGAGCTCACTACCAATAGCCACGATGAATACAAAGACGGTCAAAACAGCGTTCATAAATCCTACCACTTCCACTGAAAATCCAACAACTATAAAAAACATGATCAAGGACCAAATCGAGAGATTGAGTGAGTTCAAATCCAGATACATTTTGAATTACGATGATATAGTAATAAGCAAAGTGAATTTCACGCTTTATGTGGTATTAATTAAGATAACCATGAAAGGCGGATCCAACGATGACGAGCTGATTTTAAGGTTAGCAATCGATAGGTGCATTCAGACGAGCATTCCATCGTGTGAAACCACAATAGATATAGACCGAATATAA
- the MRX15 gene encoding Mrx15p (similar to Saccharomyces cerevisiae YNR040W; ancestral locus Anc_6.360), whose amino-acid sequence MVSKNQFKGSSSTLAQLIQEVGQSGIKKPLFRYQVPRSVRWASTALSVVFLTYGAAYTDMSWRTAREVYGNATEEKQRSLWFKCKTFGPVALGVLPVILAAGTKHVTSRLVTEMTYLPPIKNSTVPRCQLTRCTPFLGRPVTITREVHELSKNKATKIFTGVGSQGMEDKATFVFFIQDKKATSFFNKFYIFSRSGSVVRSDARILDCFFNEVADNKLLNKSILTQILSRTSAKSQFHSSNSRSSIRNIVKPK is encoded by the coding sequence ATGGTTAGCAAGAATCAGTTTAAAGGCAGCAGCTCTACACTAGCGCAGTTGATCCAAGAGGTCGGACAGAGCGGGATAAAAAAGCCTTTGTTTCGGTACCAGGTACCACGTTCGGTACGATGGGCTTCCACCGCTCTAAGTGTAGTGTTCCTCACGTATGGTGCTGCATACACTGATATGTCGTGGAGAACTGCTCGAGAGGTGTACGGAAATGCTACCGAGGAGAAACAACGCAGTCTGTGGTTCAAGTGCAAGACATTTGGACCTGTGGCTTTAGGGGTCTTACCAGTGATTTTAGCTGCCGGTACGAAGCACGTAACTTCAAGGCTAGTTACAGAAATGACATATCTGCCACCAATTAAGAACAGTACGGTACCGCGTTGCCAATTGACTCGCTGCACCCCCTTTTTAGGAAGACCTGTAACCATTACTAGGGAGGTTCATGAACTATCCAAGAACAAGGCCACTAAGATCTTCACTGGAGTAGGTTCACAAGGTATGGAGGACAAGGCCACTTTTGTGTTCTTTATACAAGATAAAAAGGCTACTtcattcttcaacaaattttacATTTTCTCAAGGTCTGGTAGCGTTGTTAGGAGTGACGCCAGGATCTTAGATTGCTTCTTCAACGAGGTGGCAGACAATAAGTTGTTAAACAAGTCGATATTGACACAGATTCTTTCACGTACCTCTGCCAAGAGTCAATTTCACTCGAGCAATTCCAGGTCATCTATAAGAAATATTGTAAAGCCCAAGTAG
- the COQ2 gene encoding 4-hydroxybenzoate octaprenyltransferase (similar to Saccharomyces cerevisiae COQ2 (YNR041C); ancestral locus Anc_6.361): MFVWCRSSILLGKSIVGSGRVTIAGISGIGRKKFMSSSSFSKNSAPTFTSKELEVARKERLDGLGPFISRLPKKWIPYAELMRLEKPVGTWLLYLPCTWSIIMGAMMQGATLGATAGMLGIFGVGALVMRGAGCTINDYLDRKLDQRVIRSVERPIASGRVSPRGALVFLGTQTLVGMGVLSLLPAQCWWLGLASLPIVFTYPLFKRFTYYPQAALSACFNWGALLGFPAMGIMNWPTMIPLYLSSYLWCMTYDTIYAHQDKKFDIKAGIKSTALAWGPRTKSIMKAMSISQITLLAAAGFNSGLLWGPGFLGGLGLFAYRLFGMIKKVDLDNPKNCWKYFNGNINTGLYFTYALTVDYILRLLGFL, translated from the coding sequence ATGTTTGTTTGGTGTAGAAGCAGTATTTTGCTAGGAAAGTCAATCGTGGGCAGCGGTCGAGTTACCATTGCTGGAATCAGTGGAATCggtagaaagaaatttatgTCATCCTCCTCTTTCTCGAAGAATTCAGCACCCACGTTCACGTCAAAAGAGTTGGAAGTAGCACGAAAGGAAAGATTGGATGGGCTGGGGCCGTTCATATCTCGGTTGCCCAAGAAATGGATACCCTATGCAGAGCTGATGAGGCTAGAGAAACCTGTGGGCACGTGGTTGTTATATTTGCCTTGTACTTGGTCAATAATCATGGGAGCTATGATGCAAGGTGCTACATTGGGCGCAACAGCTGGAATGTTGGGTATTTTTGGTGTAGGTGCCCTGGTAATGAGGGGTGCTGGCTGCACTATCAACGACTATTTAGATAGAAAACTGGATCAAAGGGTTATCAGGTCTGTCGAGAGACCCATTGCTTCCGGCAGAGTGAGCCCCCGTGGGGCGCTGGTATTCTTGGGTACTCAAACTCTGGTCGGAATGGGCGTCCTATCGTTGCTTCCTGCCCAGTGCTGGTGGCTGGGCCTCGCATCTTTGCCCATAGTGTTCACATACCCTTTGTTTAAGCGGTTTACGTACTATCCTCAGGCTGCATTGAGTGCATGTTTCAATTGGGGGGCACTGCTTGGATTTCCAGCCATGGGTATAATGAATTGGCCTACAATGATACCCTTGTACTTGAGTAGTTACTTGTGGTGTATGACTTACGATACTATATATGCCCACCAAGATAAAAAGTTTGACATCAAGGCCGGAATCAAATCTACTGCCTTGGCTTGGGGTCCACGTACAAAGTCCATCATGAAGGCTATGTCAATATCTCAAATCACATTGCTAGCTGCCGCAGGCTTTAACAGTGGGTTGTTGTGGGGGCCTGGGTTCCTTGGTGGACTAGGACTCTTTGCCTACAGGTTGTTCGGCATGATAAAGAAAGTGGACCTTGACAATCCCAAAAACTGCTGGAAGTATTTCAATGGGAACATCAACACCGGACTCTACTTTACATATGCCTTAACGGTCGATTACATCTTAAGATTGCTCGGGTTTCTGTAA
- the MVD1 gene encoding diphosphomevalonate decarboxylase MVD1 (similar to Saccharomyces cerevisiae MVD1 (YNR043W); ancestral locus Anc_6.362) — MSIYTASVTAPVNIATLKYWGKRDTKLNLPTNSSISVTLSQDDLRTLTSAAAAPEFESDTLWLNGEPHSIDNERTQNCLRDLRQLRKEMESKDASLPTLSQWKLHIVSENNFPTAAGLASSAAGFAALVSAIAKLYQLPQSTSEISRIARKGSGSACRSLFGGYVAWEMGKADDGHDSMAVQIADSSDWPQMKACVLVVSDIKKDVSSTQGMQLTVETSELFKERIEHVVPKRFEIMRKAIVEKDFATFAKETMMDSNSFHATCLDSFPPIFYMNDTSKRIISWCHTINQFYGETIVAYTFDAGPNAVLYYLSENESKLFAFIYKLFGAVPGWDKKFTVEQLEAFNQQFESSNFTARELDLELQSGVSRVILTQVGSGPQETKESLIDAKTGLPNK; from the coding sequence ATGTCCATCTACACAGCATCAGTCACCGCACCCGTTAACATTGCCACTTTGAAATATTGGGGGAAAAGAGACACCAAGTTGAATCTGCCCACCAACTCGTCCATCTCAGTGACTTTATCTCAGGATGACTTGAGAACTTTGACCTCTGCAGCCGCCGCACCTGAGTTTGAAAGTGACACCTTATGGTTAAATGGAGAACCACACAGCATTGACAATGAGAGAACTCAAAACTGTCTGCGCGACCTGCGCCAGTTgaggaaagaaatggaatCTAAAGACGCTTCGTTGCCCACTCTATCTCAATGGAAACTTCACATTGTTTCCGAAAATAACTTTCCTACAGCTGCCGGCTTAGCTTCCTCAGCTGCCGGATTCGCTGCTTTGGTCTCTGCCATTGCAAAATTATACCAATTACCACAATCCACTTCAGAAATCTCAAGAATTGCTAGAAAGGGTTCTGGTTCAGCTTGTAGATCTTTGTTCGGCGGGTACGTAGCTTGGGAAATGGGGAAAGCTGATGATGGTCACGATTCTATGGCGGTACAGATTGCGGACAGCTCCGACTGGCCTCAGATGAAAGCCTGTGTTCTAGTCGTCAGTGATATCAAAAAGGACGTCAGTTCCACCCAAGGTATGCAATTGACTGTGGAAACCTCTGAATtatttaaagaaagaatcGAACACGTCGTACCAAAGAGATTCGAGATCATGCGTAAAGCCATTGTCGAGAAAGATTTTGCCACTTTTGCCAAGGAAACAATGATGGATTCCAATTCTTTCCATGCCACATGTTTGGACTCTTTCCCTCCAATATTTTACATGAATGACACTTCCAAGCGCATTATTAGTTGGTGCCACACCATTAACCAGTTTTATGGTGAAACAATTGTCGCATACACTTTTGATGCTGGTCCAAATGCTGTGTTATACTACTTATCTGAAAACGAATCGAAGCTGTTTGCATTTATTTATAAACTGTTTGGAGCTGTTCCAGGATGGGACAAGAAGTTTACTGTTGAACAGCTTGAGGCTTTCAACCAACAATTTGAATCCTCTAACTTTACTGCGCGTGAATTGGACCTTGAGTTACAAAGTGGTGTTTCCAGAGTGATTTTGACTCAAGTTGGCTCAGGCCCCCAAGAAACGAAAGAATCTCTGATTGACGCAAAGACCGGTTTGCCAAATAAATAA